One Ignavibacterium sp. DNA segment encodes these proteins:
- the rlmN gene encoding 23S rRNA (adenine(2503)-C(2))-methyltransferase RlmN — protein sequence MTEELKTEGPVRKTLLKGLTPKELKDFFVAAGEKKFRGEQLFEWIYGHMAQSFDEMTTLPTYLRKKLNNYCELNSLTLVSTQTSNRSGTRKYLFKTFDEHLIESVIIPEPKRITLCISTQAGCPLDCQFCATGLMGYKRNLSSAEIIDQFLMASKEFGKNKISNIVYMGMGEPLLNYSNTLKSLQIFAEEKTRDISLKRITVSTAGIAPKIIELADSGLKAKLAFSLHSMFEETRSKIMPINKKYSLSENLEAIKYYTKQTDSRITFEYVMLKDLNDRSDDLNALIKLCNSIPCKINVIPFNSIAHMNPTGFAKELEPSQKFVIDEFVKTLRDNNITVTIRYTQGDDIAAACGQLANKTISESLSKEKTN from the coding sequence ATGACGGAAGAATTAAAAACAGAGGGTCCGGTAAGGAAAACCTTACTGAAAGGACTAACTCCAAAAGAATTAAAAGATTTTTTTGTAGCAGCTGGTGAAAAAAAATTTAGAGGAGAGCAGTTATTTGAGTGGATATATGGGCATATGGCGCAAAGTTTTGACGAAATGACCACACTACCAACTTACCTTAGAAAAAAACTAAATAATTACTGCGAGTTAAACTCTCTAACTTTGGTTTCAACACAAACATCAAACCGAAGCGGAACAAGAAAATATTTGTTTAAAACTTTTGATGAACATCTGATTGAATCAGTAATAATTCCGGAACCAAAAAGAATTACTCTTTGTATATCTACACAGGCAGGATGCCCGCTCGACTGCCAGTTTTGTGCAACCGGACTGATGGGTTACAAACGCAATCTTAGTTCGGCAGAAATAATAGACCAGTTTTTGATGGCATCAAAAGAATTCGGCAAAAATAAGATTTCAAATATTGTTTATATGGGAATGGGAGAGCCGCTGCTCAATTATTCAAATACCTTAAAGTCACTTCAGATTTTTGCTGAAGAAAAAACAAGAGATATCAGTTTAAAAAGAATTACTGTTTCAACAGCAGGTATTGCCCCTAAAATTATTGAACTTGCTGACAGCGGATTGAAGGCTAAGCTTGCATTTTCTTTACATTCTATGTTTGAAGAAACCAGAAGTAAAATAATGCCGATAAATAAAAAATATTCTTTGTCCGAAAACCTTGAAGCAATAAAATATTATACAAAACAAACAGATAGCCGTATTACATTTGAATATGTAATGCTTAAGGATTTGAATGACAGATCAGATGATCTAAATGCTTTGATAAAATTATGCAATTCAATTCCTTGTAAAATTAATGTTATTCCTTTTAATTCAATCGCACACATGAATCCAACAGGTTTTGCAAAAGAACTTGAACCTTCACAAAAGTTTGTAATTGATGAGTTTGTAAAAACTTTGCGTGATAATAATATAACCGTAACAATTCGTTATACACAGGGAGATGATATTGCAGCTGCCTGTGGACAGTTAGCTAATAAAACAATTAGTGAATCTCTTTCTAAAGAAAAGACTAATTAG
- a CDS encoding RNA methyltransferase → MRKLSHDEISQNRSTLENIELVKKLPVIVLLNSIRSSYNVGSIFRTSDGAMIEKIILCGYTPHPPFDNSNEGNKDVLKTALGSTKSVKWEYIKNPIDAIKNLRENGMKICALELTENSKPYYHTEQYNFPMCLVVGNEISGVSQEVLNLCDYSIEIPQYGIKQSLNVAVAYGIAIFELRKIFDGKV, encoded by the coding sequence ATGCGAAAATTATCGCACGATGAGATATCACAAAACAGAAGCACTCTCGAAAACATTGAACTTGTAAAAAAACTTCCTGTAATTGTTCTTCTCAACTCTATCAGAAGCTCATATAATGTCGGCTCAATATTCCGCACTTCTGATGGCGCTATGATTGAAAAAATAATTCTCTGCGGATACACTCCGCATCCGCCTTTTGATAATTCTAATGAAGGCAATAAAGATGTTCTTAAAACTGCACTTGGTTCAACTAAAAGTGTTAAGTGGGAGTATATTAAAAATCCTATTGACGCAATAAAAAATCTTCGTGAAAATGGAATGAAGATATGTGCTTTGGAACTTACCGAAAACAGTAAACCTTATTATCATACTGAACAATACAACTTTCCTATGTGTCTGGTTGTGGGGAATGAAATTTCAGGTGTATCTCAAGAAGTTTTGAATCTTTGTGATTACTCAATCGAAATTCCTCAGTACGGGATAAAACAATCACTTAATGTTGCAGTTGCCTACGGAATAGCAATCTTTGAATTAAGAAAAATATTTGATGGTAAGGTGTAA